The proteins below are encoded in one region of Flavobacterium sp. IMCC34852:
- the gcvH gene encoding glycine cleavage system protein GcvH — MNIPSNLKYTKDHEWVLIDGDVATVGITDFAQKELGDIVYVEVETLDQTLDKDEVFGTVEAVKTVSDLFLPLTGEIVEFNDDLEVNPENVNSDPYGKGWMIKVKISNPAEADELLSSDDYKALIGA; from the coding sequence ATGAATATACCAAGCAATTTAAAGTATACCAAAGACCACGAATGGGTTTTGATTGATGGCGATGTAGCTACAGTAGGAATTACAGATTTCGCCCAAAAAGAATTAGGTGATATCGTTTATGTTGAGGTGGAAACCTTAGACCAAACCTTAGATAAAGATGAAGTTTTCGGAACGGTTGAAGCAGTAAAAACAGTCTCTGATTTGTTCTTACCACTTACCGGAGAAATAGTCGAGTTTAATGATGACTTAGAAGTAAACCCAGAAAACGTGAATTCAGATCCTTACGGAAAAGGCTGGATGATTAAAGTAAAAATTTCCAATCCGGCAGAAGCTGACGAATTGCTCTCGAGTGATGATTATAAAGCCTTAATCGGTGCTTAA
- the deoC gene encoding deoxyribose-phosphate aldolase has product MNIKQYLDSTYLKTAIQAGLSETENTTIVRGFIQEAIEEGFKLIMVRPDKVKLAKEMIVKANSKLLIGTVISFPEGTNSIEAKLAEAQQAIQDGVDEIDYVCNYEAFKVGNTELVKSEVLLGTKLAFEHHKVAKWIIEVAALTDAQIIQISALIKNVIIANFKEDCYPNVFVKSSTGFYKTENNLPNGATFPAIIMMLENASPLPVKAAGGVRTYEEAEEMIRLGVKRIGTSAAKTIAHGETASGNY; this is encoded by the coding sequence ATGAATATAAAACAGTATCTCGACTCTACTTATTTGAAAACTGCTATTCAAGCAGGTTTGTCGGAAACAGAAAACACGACCATAGTTCGGGGTTTTATCCAAGAAGCTATTGAGGAAGGTTTCAAATTAATCATGGTCAGACCGGATAAAGTTAAGCTGGCTAAAGAAATGATTGTTAAAGCCAATTCTAAATTGCTTATAGGTACTGTTATTTCTTTTCCTGAAGGGACTAATAGCATTGAAGCAAAATTAGCTGAAGCCCAACAGGCCATTCAAGACGGTGTAGATGAAATTGATTATGTTTGTAACTATGAAGCTTTCAAAGTCGGCAATACAGAGTTGGTTAAGTCTGAAGTATTACTCGGGACCAAATTGGCTTTTGAACACCACAAAGTAGCCAAATGGATTATAGAAGTGGCCGCTTTAACAGACGCTCAAATTATCCAGATTTCGGCCTTGATAAAAAATGTAATTATCGCTAATTTCAAAGAAGATTGCTACCCGAATGTTTTTGTAAAATCCTCTACAGGCTTCTATAAAACGGAGAATAATTTGCCCAATGGCGCTACTTTTCCGGCCATTATCATGATGCTTGAAAATGCTTCACCATTACCGGTCAAAGCTGCCGGCGGCGTTCGTACCTATGAAGAAGCGGAAGAGATGATTCGTTTGGGTGTAAAAAGAATTGGCACTTCTGCCGCTAAAACTATTGCTCACGGCGAAACCGCTTCGGGTAATTATTAA
- a CDS encoding VanZ family protein: MPKITISGYDKYGHFFFHFVFTLLWGYYFLLKQQQLSFRNLLGIVIVSLAYGILIEFLQENFTQTRQADVLDVLANFTGAVTALSVFVFLKKIKKV; the protein is encoded by the coding sequence TTGCCAAAAATTACAATCTCCGGTTATGACAAGTACGGACATTTTTTCTTTCACTTTGTTTTTACCTTGCTTTGGGGATATTATTTTTTGCTCAAACAACAACAGTTAAGTTTCAGAAATTTGCTCGGCATTGTAATAGTTTCTCTTGCATACGGTATTCTAATCGAGTTTTTACAAGAAAACTTTACCCAAACAAGACAAGCGGATGTGTTGGATGTATTGGCCAATTTTACCGGCGCCGTTACTGCATTGTCAGTTTTTGTTTTTCTGAAAAAAATTAAGAAAGTTTAG
- the sov gene encoding T9SS outer membrane translocon Sov/SprA: protein MKKILLGVILLMGATGFSQVTPTPTTPQDSTGYSTGRLEIKNPNSIVNAYKYDPVTNRYIYTSTFEGFNINYPLILTPKEYQELVLRESMREYFKKKSDAIDGKKDGSEADKKDLLPRYYVNSGFFETIFGGNTIDVKPTGSVEMDLGVRYTKQDNPAFSPRNRAQTTFDFDQRISMSLMGKVGTRLNVNANYDTESTFAFQNLIKLEYTPTEDDIIQKIEVGNVSMPLTNSLIRGAQSLFGVKAQLQFGKTTVTGVFSEQKSQTKSVMAQGGGTIQDFEIFGLDYDSDRHFFLSQYFRNKYDEALQNYPLISSRVQITRIEVWVTNRQNRVSTTNNNLRNIIALQDLGESRLSGFTDDKIVAVEQNEIDNNNFFLNTAIDAPSDNKNNKYDPGLIVTGGGILNTNIRDIVTSSEGFTYAPVISPTPESIADEGTDYSKLENARKLAPNEFTFHPQLGYISLQQRLANDEVLAVAYQYTIGDDVYQVGEFGTDGVDATIVDETDPANQTVSSQSLILKMLKSNLTNVQKPVWNLMMKNIYQIPGAFQLEQEDFRLNILYTDPSPINYITPVPGTTFPSTTDPNMLVAETPLLKVFNIDRLNYNNDPQAGGDGFFDFMPGLTVDQQNGRIIFTTVEPFGKLIFDKLKTPGSAENYYGDQNSSIDYNPNQQKYVFRSMYSSTQAGALQDAAKNKFQLKGRFKSAGGDGIPIGAYNVPRGSVVVTAGGRVLQEGIDYSVNYQAGRVQILDPSLQASNTPIQVSVENNATFGQQTRRFMGINVEHKFSEKFLVGGTFIKMTERPFTQKSNYGQESVNNTIFGFNANYSTEIPFLTRLANKLPNVDTDVPSNLSVRGEIAFLQPNTPKADQFQGEATVYVDDFEGSQTTIDMRSPLSWTLSSVPKWQSGVQYPDFGATSADLEYGFKRAKLNWYTIDPTIYVQTPGDIGQDGISLNSTRRIFNRELFPNEELSVGQTTVINTLDLTYYPQERGPYNFNPEALSPSGFLNPENNFGGITRAINSTNFEQSNVEYIQFWVMDPYYDPANPTAVPSNTNVGQVYFNLGEISEDILKDERKQYENGLPSNATSTALTSPTVWGRVPSSQSLIYAFDVDGANRAAQDVGFDGINDDAERNLDDIGGYAALSDPAADNYQYFLSAPGTSVQERYRDYNGIEGNSPVSVSDTNRGSTTIPDVEDINRDNTMNTVNAYYEYKIDIQPNMVVGQNFITDVRETEITDLPNGTTTSARWYQFKIPVTQPENVIGSISDFRSIRFMRMFMTGFTGPITLRFGALDLVRGEWRRYDQSFQPTDSEPDDDNTNFDVLAVNIQENAQRLPIPYVLPPGVVREEVNNNNQVISQNEQSLSLRASGDGLEVGDSRAVFKNVQVDMRQFNKLRMFLHAEALPTDASPLQDGQMAAFIRFGNDFTNNYYQVEIPLKVTVPSAGSSDPELIWPEENEINLAMSLLTKMKVQALSFDFTSLPPSADGVYYPDDNTTDGDGDDILRLGIKGNPNFGLVRTLMVGIKNNHTDRVRGEVWFNELRIADMNNEGGMAAVLNVDSNMADFATVSATGRMSTIGFGALEEGPNERSREDVQQYNIVTNFSLGKLLPKKWGINLPFNYAVGEETITPEYDPFNQDIRLEQLINNTTNAAERDNIRNRAIDYTKRTSINFIGVKKERAPEQKPRIYDPENLTLSYSYNEVEKHNYEIENFIDQQVSTSVDYTYAFKPKTIEPFKKSKFLKKSEYWKMLSDFNFNYLPASISFSSNIIRQYNRQQFRQVDVEGIPLDPLFRRNYMFNYQYGFNYNITKALKVNFTAASHNIVRSYLNEDNVPDNSYTIWTDFWNIGTPNQHNQQIVVNYDLPINKLPFLSFVKSTYSYTGDYSWQRSSLALASVSLDGVDYNLGNTIQNSGSHRLNTAFNMETFYKYIGLGKKPATAPARPAAIPKPGEKITNTKAQPAGNTNVFLDGLKGVLTSIKNVQINYTRNEGTMLPGFLPSLGFFGSAKPSLGFVFGAQDDIRFEAAKRGWLTTYPDFNQNYTQVITKTLEMTANVDLFPDFKIDLTANRTYAENFSEQYDVDPNTGLYNPRSPYSFGNFSISTMMIATSFSKSDENGSATFDEFRNNRLIIADRLAAQHYGGLPIPRYGDAIPLPSDPNYDFYVANADYPIGFGKNNQAVLVPAFLAAYTGASADGVSLGAFRNVPIPNWNVKYSGLMRYKFFKDTFKRFSIQHAYRASYTINSFRSNFDYSATNNGQDNGGIGNFYNKTIIANINLVEQFNPLVRLDFEMKNSFKILAEMKKDRSLSMSFDNNLLTEVQGHEYILGLGYRFKDVIFSSQLADDPSGIIKSDINVKIDFSYRNNKTIVRYLDYDNNQLGGGQNIWSAKLTADYSFSKNLTAIFFYDHSFSKPVISTSFPLTNIRTGFTMRYNFGN from the coding sequence TTGAAAAAAATCCTTTTGGGAGTGATTTTGCTTATGGGAGCAACCGGATTTTCTCAAGTTACTCCAACGCCAACTACACCACAAGACAGCACAGGATATTCAACCGGAAGACTTGAAATTAAAAATCCAAACAGTATCGTAAACGCTTATAAATATGACCCGGTGACCAATCGGTATATTTACACCAGTACTTTTGAAGGTTTTAATATCAATTATCCACTCATTTTAACCCCAAAAGAATATCAAGAATTAGTCCTTCGCGAATCCATGCGAGAGTATTTCAAGAAAAAATCAGACGCCATCGACGGTAAAAAAGACGGCAGTGAAGCCGATAAAAAAGATTTATTACCAAGATATTATGTGAATTCAGGGTTTTTTGAAACTATTTTCGGTGGAAATACCATCGACGTAAAACCAACCGGTTCTGTCGAAATGGACCTGGGTGTACGTTATACCAAACAAGACAATCCGGCTTTTTCGCCCAGAAACAGAGCACAAACTACCTTCGATTTCGACCAAAGAATCAGCATGAGTTTGATGGGAAAAGTGGGTACGCGTTTGAATGTAAATGCGAATTACGATACCGAATCGACTTTTGCTTTTCAAAACCTAATCAAATTAGAATACACCCCAACCGAAGACGATATCATTCAGAAAATTGAAGTCGGAAACGTGAGTATGCCGCTGACCAATTCATTAATTCGCGGTGCTCAGAGTTTATTTGGGGTCAAAGCCCAATTGCAATTTGGTAAAACCACTGTAACCGGAGTTTTTTCGGAACAAAAATCACAAACCAAATCGGTTATGGCACAAGGTGGCGGAACCATTCAGGATTTTGAAATCTTCGGATTGGATTATGATTCAGACAGGCACTTTTTCTTGTCGCAATATTTTAGAAATAAGTATGATGAAGCGCTTCAAAATTATCCGTTAATCAGTAGCCGAGTTCAAATTACTCGAATAGAAGTATGGGTAACCAACAGACAAAATCGCGTTAGTACCACAAACAATAACTTAAGAAATATCATTGCGCTTCAGGATTTAGGAGAATCCAGATTGAGCGGTTTTACCGATGACAAAATTGTAGCCGTTGAGCAAAACGAAATTGATAACAACAACTTCTTTTTGAATACAGCTATTGATGCACCTTCAGACAATAAAAACAACAAGTACGACCCGGGATTGATTGTAACCGGTGGTGGTATTCTTAATACGAATATTCGCGACATTGTGACTTCTTCCGAAGGGTTTACTTATGCACCGGTAATTTCGCCAACACCCGAATCTATTGCTGATGAAGGAACCGATTATTCTAAGTTGGAGAATGCCAGAAAATTAGCGCCCAACGAATTTACTTTTCACCCTCAATTGGGTTACATTTCCTTGCAACAACGCTTGGCCAATGACGAGGTTTTAGCAGTGGCTTACCAATATACCATTGGAGATGACGTATACCAAGTAGGAGAATTTGGTACAGACGGAGTTGATGCCACCATAGTCGATGAAACAGACCCGGCCAATCAAACCGTTTCTTCTCAAAGTTTGATTTTAAAAATGTTGAAAAGTAATTTGACCAACGTTCAAAAACCGGTTTGGAACTTGATGATGAAAAACATCTACCAAATTCCCGGAGCTTTTCAATTAGAGCAAGAAGATTTCAGACTGAATATCTTGTATACCGATCCTTCTCCAATCAATTACATTACGCCGGTTCCCGGAACTACTTTTCCTTCAACGACTGACCCTAATATGTTAGTGGCAGAAACGCCGTTGTTAAAAGTCTTCAATATAGACCGACTCAATTACAACAATGATCCGCAAGCCGGAGGTGACGGATTTTTTGATTTTATGCCGGGACTGACTGTTGACCAACAAAACGGACGAATTATCTTTACCACTGTAGAGCCTTTCGGAAAATTGATTTTTGACAAATTAAAAACACCCGGATCCGCCGAAAATTATTATGGCGATCAAAATAGTTCTATTGACTATAATCCGAACCAACAGAAATATGTTTTCAGAAGTATGTACTCAAGTACCCAAGCCGGTGCTTTACAAGATGCAGCTAAGAATAAATTCCAATTAAAAGGAAGATTCAAATCAGCGGGAGGTGATGGTATTCCTATCGGTGCATATAACGTTCCGAGAGGTTCGGTAGTAGTTACTGCGGGCGGAAGAGTTTTACAAGAAGGTATAGATTACAGTGTGAATTACCAAGCCGGTAGAGTTCAAATTTTAGATCCTTCACTACAAGCATCAAATACTCCTATTCAGGTTTCTGTTGAAAATAATGCGACTTTTGGCCAACAAACCAGAAGATTTATGGGGATCAATGTTGAACATAAGTTTTCTGAGAAGTTTTTGGTTGGGGGTACTTTTATTAAAATGACCGAAAGACCATTTACCCAAAAATCAAATTATGGTCAGGAATCTGTTAACAATACTATTTTTGGATTCAATGCCAATTATTCAACAGAGATTCCTTTTTTGACCCGATTGGCCAATAAGTTGCCAAACGTTGATACGGATGTTCCATCCAATTTATCGGTAAGAGGTGAAATCGCCTTTTTACAACCCAATACTCCAAAAGCCGATCAGTTTCAAGGAGAAGCTACTGTTTATGTAGATGATTTTGAAGGCTCTCAGACGACCATTGATATGCGTTCACCTTTGTCGTGGACTTTATCCAGTGTACCGAAATGGCAATCGGGTGTTCAATATCCTGATTTTGGAGCAACGTCAGCGGATTTGGAATATGGATTTAAAAGAGCCAAATTAAATTGGTACACCATTGATCCGACCATTTATGTTCAAACACCCGGTGATATAGGTCAGGACGGAATTTCTTTAAACAGTACCCGAAGAATTTTTAACAGAGAATTATTCCCTAATGAAGAACTCAGTGTAGGTCAAACGACTGTGATTAATACTTTAGATTTAACTTATTACCCACAAGAAAGAGGACCTTATAATTTCAATCCTGAAGCATTGAGTCCGTCAGGTTTTTTAAACCCTGAAAATAATTTTGGGGGTATTACTCGCGCCATAAATTCAACCAATTTTGAGCAAAGCAATGTAGAATACATTCAGTTTTGGGTGATGGATCCATATTACGATCCGGCCAATCCTACAGCTGTTCCGAGCAATACCAACGTGGGTCAAGTTTATTTTAACTTAGGGGAAATATCAGAAGATATATTGAAAGATGAACGCAAGCAGTATGAAAATGGTTTGCCATCCAACGCTACTTCTACGGCATTGACCAGCCCGACAGTTTGGGGTAGAGTTCCTTCTTCACAATCTCTTATTTATGCTTTTGATGTAGATGGTGCCAATAGAGCTGCTCAAGATGTTGGTTTTGACGGGATCAATGATGATGCGGAAAGAAACTTGGATGATATTGGCGGTTATGCAGCCTTGTCGGATCCGGCAGCAGATAATTACCAATACTTTTTAAGCGCACCGGGAACTAGTGTTCAGGAGCGTTACAGGGATTACAATGGTATTGAAGGAAATTCACCGGTGAGTGTTTCGGATACCAACAGAGGTTCAACCACAATTCCGGATGTAGAAGACATCAACCGTGACAACACCATGAATACGGTGAATGCTTATTATGAGTATAAAATTGATATTCAACCCAATATGGTAGTGGGGCAAAATTTCATAACCGATGTAAGAGAAACAGAAATTACTGATTTGCCCAATGGTACAACCACCAGTGCTCGTTGGTACCAATTCAAAATTCCGGTGACACAGCCCGAGAATGTAATTGGTAGTATTTCCGATTTCCGTTCAATCCGATTTATGAGAATGTTTATGACCGGATTTACCGGACCTATAACACTTCGTTTTGGAGCTTTGGATTTAGTGCGTGGGGAATGGAGAAGATATGACCAATCATTCCAACCAACAGATAGTGAACCGGATGACGACAATACTAATTTTGACGTTTTGGCTGTAAATATTCAGGAAAATGCACAACGACTCCCAATTCCTTATGTGTTACCTCCGGGTGTCGTAAGGGAAGAAGTAAATAATAACAATCAAGTAATCAGTCAGAATGAGCAATCATTATCGTTAAGAGCCTCAGGTGACGGATTGGAAGTTGGCGATTCCAGAGCGGTGTTTAAAAATGTACAAGTTGATATGCGTCAGTTCAATAAATTGAGAATGTTTTTGCACGCAGAAGCATTGCCAACAGACGCATCGCCGCTTCAAGACGGACAAATGGCTGCTTTTATCAGATTCGGGAATGACTTTACCAATAACTACTATCAAGTAGAAATTCCGTTGAAGGTTACAGTTCCTTCAGCAGGTTCATCGGATCCCGAATTAATCTGGCCGGAAGAAAACGAAATCAATTTAGCGATGTCTTTATTGACCAAGATGAAAGTACAAGCGTTGAGTTTTGATTTTACCTCTTTACCACCTTCAGCCGATGGAGTGTATTATCCGGATGATAATACTACCGATGGTGACGGTGATGATATTTTAAGATTAGGAATCAAAGGAAATCCAAATTTTGGTTTGGTCAGAACCTTAATGGTTGGGATTAAAAATAATCATACAGACAGGGTTAGAGGAGAAGTTTGGTTCAATGAATTGCGCATAGCCGATATGAACAATGAAGGTGGTATGGCTGCAGTTTTAAATGTGGATTCAAATATGGCAGACTTCGCCACTGTTTCTGCTACCGGTAGAATGAGTACCATAGGTTTCGGAGCTTTAGAGGAAGGACCAAACGAAAGAAGCAGAGAAGATGTACAACAGTATAATATTGTAACCAATTTTAGTTTGGGTAAATTATTACCTAAAAAGTGGGGCATCAATTTGCCTTTCAACTATGCTGTTGGAGAGGAAACCATTACGCCTGAATATGATCCTTTCAACCAAGATATCAGATTAGAACAGTTAATCAACAATACTACTAACGCCGCAGAAAGAGACAATATCAGAAACCGTGCGATTGATTACACCAAAAGAACAAGTATTAACTTTATCGGGGTTAAAAAAGAACGCGCTCCTGAGCAAAAACCACGCATTTATGATCCGGAAAATTTAACGCTTTCTTATTCATACAACGAAGTGGAGAAACACAATTATGAAATTGAAAACTTTATCGACCAACAAGTTAGTACCTCGGTTGATTATACTTATGCCTTCAAACCTAAAACGATTGAACCGTTTAAGAAAAGCAAGTTTTTGAAAAAAAGTGAGTATTGGAAAATGTTGAGTGATTTTAATTTCAACTATCTTCCGGCTAGTATTTCATTCAGTTCCAATATTATAAGACAATACAACAGACAGCAATTCAGACAAGTGGATGTGGAAGGAATTCCGTTAGATCCATTGTTCAGAAGAAACTATATGTTTAATTACCAATATGGTTTTAATTACAATATTACCAAAGCTTTAAAAGTAAACTTCACAGCCGCCTCACACAATATTGTTCGCTCTTATTTAAATGAAGACAATGTGCCGGATAACAGTTATACTATTTGGACCGATTTTTGGAACATCGGTACGCCAAATCAACACAACCAACAGATTGTAGTAAATTATGATCTTCCCATCAATAAACTACCTTTCTTGTCTTTTGTGAAATCCACTTATTCTTATACCGGTGATTACAGTTGGCAACGCTCTTCTTTAGCTTTGGCTTCAGTAAGCTTAGATGGAGTTGACTATAATTTAGGAAATACCATTCAGAATTCAGGGTCACACCGATTGAATACTGCTTTCAATATGGAAACTTTCTATAAGTATATCGGCTTGGGTAAAAAACCGGCTACTGCACCTGCAAGACCTGCTGCTATTCCTAAACCGGGAGAAAAAATCACCAATACCAAAGCACAACCTGCCGGTAATACCAATGTCTTTTTAGACGGATTGAAAGGCGTGCTGACCAGCATCAAGAATGTTCAGATTAACTACACCCGAAATGAAGGAACTATGCTTCCGGGATTCTTACCGAGTTTAGGTTTCTTTGGTTCGGCTAAACCGAGTTTAGGATTCGTCTTTGGAGCTCAAGATGACATTCGTTTTGAAGCGGCCAAAAGAGGTTGGTTAACCACCTATCCCGATTTCAACCAAAATTACACACAAGTAATCACCAAAACCCTAGAAATGACGGCTAATGTGGATTTGTTTCCGGATTTCAAAATCGATTTAACCGCCAACAGAACTTATGCTGAAAACTTCTCCGAACAATATGATGTAGATCCGAATACCGGTTTGTACAATCCTCGTTCCCCGTACAGTTTTGGTAATTTCTCCATCTCAACTATGATGATTGCTACCTCATTCAGTAAAAGTGACGAAAACGGTTCGGCTACGTTTGATGAGTTCAGAAATAACCGTTTGATTATTGCCGACAGATTAGCGGCACAACATTATGGTGGCTTACCGATTCCAAGATATGGTGATGCAATTCCGTTGCCTTCAGATCCTAATTACGATTTTTATGTAGCCAATGCGGATTATCCGATAGGTTTCGGGAAAAATAACCAGGCAGTATTGGTCCCTGCATTTTTAGCGGCTTATACCGGTGCTTCGGCCGATGGTGTCTCTTTGGGAGCATTCCGTAACGTTCCTATTCCAAACTGGAATGTTAAGTACAGCGGATTAATGCGTTATAAATTCTTTAAAGATACTTTCAAACGTTTCTCAATCCAACATGCTTACCGAGCATCTTATACCATAAATTCTTTCCGTTCTAATTTTGATTACAGCGCTACTAATAATGGTCAAGATAATGGCGGAATTGGTAACTTCTACAACAAAACCATTATTGCCAACATCAACTTGGTAGAACAATTCAATCCGTTGGTGCGACTTGATTTTGAAATGAAAAACTCTTTCAAGATTTTGGCGGAAATGAAAAAAGACAGAAGTTTATCAATGAGTTTTGATAACAATTTGTTGACTGAAGTGCAAGGACACGAATACATTCTTGGTTTGGGATACCGATTTAAAGATGTGATTTTCTCTTCTCAATTGGCCGATGACCCATCCGGTATCATCAAAAGTGATATCAATGTAAAAATTGACTTCTCTTATAGAAATAACAAAACCATAGTGCGTTATTTAGATTATGACAATAACCAATTAGGTGGTGGACAAAATATTTGGTCAGCCAAGTTAACTGCCGATTATTCGTTTAGCAAAAACCTGACAGCCATTTTCTTCTATGACCATTCATTCTCTAAACCGGTGATTTCAACGTCGTTCCCGTTAACGAATATCAGAACCGGATTTACTATGCGTTATAATTTTGGAAATTAA
- a CDS encoding energy transducer TonB — MKKIFSFILLFSLVSNAQVRQKNTERFPVFPACEGMEFSALETCFYNEVQTFVYNKFKVPEHLNQSNFKGNVIVLFEVTNQGNFKVIYVDAVDETLVAESKRVFEQLPKISPATYNGQPTYAKYTIKIAIPLQSVAESKALKEAQIEAEKTSSVYKPNDKFLTELDSIKYKKFDNPQFQSHLNIPFSHSYYAQFDDEMNQVGANNHTASKPFSYAEVSKYYDLAAENKKLSKNKQGWWGKKFWNENLVEVQGEDYWFTLNPILDLQFGKSDPSVSSYTYVNTRGIQFNGGLGKEINFTTTVYESQGRFADYFNRYAESIAPAGGNPAIIPGIGIAKSFKSDAYDFPLAEANLAYTPSKFINMNLGYGRNFIGDGYRSLLLGDGASPYPYFKLNTSFWKIKYTNIYTWLKDVRPEVTLDRTYATKFAASHYLSLNVTKRWNIGLFESVVWTNKNNRGFDMSFVNPIIFYRSVEFASSARSGNALLGLTSKLKWNNQIQFYGQFLLDEFSLSDVKAGDKSWKNKFGYQLGAKYFNAFNIKNLLLQAEYNVVRPYVYAHSEAITNYGHNNQSLGHQWGGNFRELIAIARYHNGRYFADAKITVGKRGLDFNNETNTYNYGSDIYRDYDLERPYDTGVVIGQGNKTNVFIADLQAGYLINPSTNMKFYGSLIYRNFTPSTETALAVKESTTWFSIGLRCDIFNWYFDY; from the coding sequence ATGAAAAAGATATTTTCCTTTATATTGCTGTTCTCTTTAGTTTCTAACGCCCAGGTAAGACAAAAAAACACAGAGCGATTTCCGGTATTTCCGGCTTGTGAAGGTATGGAGTTTTCAGCTCTGGAGACTTGTTTTTATAACGAAGTGCAAACTTTTGTTTACAACAAATTCAAGGTACCCGAGCATTTAAACCAGAGCAATTTCAAAGGAAATGTTATCGTACTTTTTGAAGTAACCAATCAAGGTAATTTCAAGGTGATTTATGTTGATGCCGTTGATGAAACTTTGGTTGCCGAAAGTAAAAGGGTTTTTGAGCAACTGCCTAAAATCAGTCCGGCCACTTACAATGGTCAACCAACCTATGCCAAATACACTATTAAAATCGCCATTCCACTTCAAAGCGTGGCAGAAAGTAAAGCATTGAAAGAAGCACAAATAGAAGCAGAAAAAACGTCCTCGGTATATAAACCTAATGATAAGTTTTTAACTGAATTGGATAGTATCAAATATAAAAAATTCGATAATCCTCAGTTTCAAAGTCATCTCAATATCCCCTTTTCACACAGTTATTATGCACAGTTTGATGATGAGATGAATCAAGTTGGCGCCAATAATCATACCGCATCCAAACCTTTTTCTTATGCAGAGGTTTCTAAGTATTATGATTTGGCTGCCGAAAACAAAAAACTGTCTAAAAACAAGCAAGGTTGGTGGGGCAAAAAGTTTTGGAATGAAAATTTGGTTGAAGTGCAAGGCGAAGACTATTGGTTTACTCTAAATCCTATTTTGGATTTACAATTCGGAAAAAGTGACCCAAGCGTATCAAGCTATACTTATGTTAATACCCGCGGAATTCAGTTCAATGGAGGTTTAGGCAAGGAAATCAATTTTACCACTACCGTTTATGAAAGCCAAGGTCGTTTTGCTGATTATTTTAACCGTTATGCTGAATCAATTGCACCGGCAGGCGGAAATCCGGCTATTATTCCTGGAATCGGTATTGCAAAAAGCTTCAAATCGGACGCCTATGATTTTCCTTTGGCCGAAGCTAATTTGGCTTATACACCAAGTAAATTTATCAATATGAATTTGGGTTACGGTCGTAATTTTATAGGTGATGGCTATCGTTCTCTTTTGTTAGGCGATGGTGCGAGTCCGTATCCTTATTTTAAACTGAATACTTCTTTTTGGAAAATAAAATACACCAACATTTACACTTGGCTAAAAGATGTTAGGCCCGAGGTTACGCTTGACAGAACTTACGCAACCAAGTTTGCTGCCAGTCATTATTTGAGTTTAAATGTGACCAAAAGATGGAATATCGGTTTGTTTGAATCGGTGGTTTGGACCAATAAAAATAACCGTGGGTTTGATATGAGTTTCGTCAACCCGATTATTTTTTACCGTTCGGTAGAGTTTGCTTCTTCGGCTAGAAGTGGTAATGCTTTATTGGGTTTGACATCCAAATTAAAATGGAACAATCAAATTCAGTTTTATGGGCAATTCTTGTTGGATGAATTTTCTCTAAGCGATGTCAAAGCCGGGGATAAGAGTTGGAAAAATAAATTCGGGTACCAATTGGGCGCTAAATATTTTAATGCCTTCAACATCAAAAACCTTTTGCTGCAAGCTGAATACAATGTGGTTCGACCTTATGTATATGCGCACAGTGAAGCGATTACCAATTATGGTCATAACAATCAAAGCTTGGGCCACCAATGGGGTGGAAATTTCAGAGAATTGATAGCCATTGCCCGTTACCACAACGGACGCTATTTTGCCGATGCTAAAATTACCGTTGGCAAACGCGGATTAGATTTTAATAACGAAACCAACACTTATAATTACGGCAGTGATATTTACAGAGACTACGATTTAGAAAGACCATATGATACCGGTGTGGTTATTGGTCAAGGAAATAAAACCAATGTTTTCATTGCTGATTTACAAGCCGGATACTTAATCAATCCAAGTACAAATATGAAATTTTATGGTAGTTTAATCTACAGAAATTTTACGCCGTCAACCGAAACAGCTTTAGCGGTTAAAGAAAGCACTACTTGGTTTTCTATTGGATTGAGATGTGATATTTTCAACTGGTATTTTGATTATTAG